The Maniola hyperantus chromosome 12, iAphHyp1.2, whole genome shotgun sequence genome has a segment encoding these proteins:
- the mal gene encoding molybdenum cofactor sulfurase: MSVLSSVIDNQRMQNIRYEFGRLGDKCYLENAGTALYPHTLLTRINDDLLRNVYCNPHSDKYTKDCIEQIRCTVLNHFNTDQSTYSLIFTSGTTQSLKLVLESFQFHSEDEDENDKGNGSFIYLRDNHTSVIGLRELAEAKNADIIHISHDDFLNTLKPYKKPKIPHSKTEKKKSNTLLAYPAQSNFNGYKYPIDCVQEIHNGCLNSYLKKQLCEVNCNWYILLDAASFVATSKLDLSIAQPDFVCFSFYKIFGFPSGLGALLVKNSSADILKEKKYFGGGTVDIVLSSEDFHVKRKSLHERFEDGTLPFLSIIALKHCFNVMSCLIPKVINSDIMDTLSHHTFYLAKDLYEQLCELEHSNGTKAAVLYMDSDFADIKRQGGIVTFNLMREDGTYIGYAEFQHMADLFNITLRTGCFCNSGSCQRHLNVTNKEMKSMHKAGHKCGDEVDLVNGRPTGAVRVSFGYHNTFNDIDKLVSMITKCFVRQQYQKPNRHIVINHNNNKVEIVKTNTAMFKEEILSVLNENNLKHATPEIFNTGANATLSEIAIFPIKSCGAFKIKSDWKIGPKGFEYDREWMIVKDNGVCLTQKQNTEMCMILPVIDFEHRHLTLNFKGSAISIPLDIPLSDKYKERSATPFCQSKVCTDIVTGYDCGDDVADWISNALGISYLRLIRQADNDKRIQKKKNSEEKSLLSLSNQAQFLLINKATVKWLKSKIKDSMFTDDLDSLTDRFRGNLVVDTAHELIEREWQTVIIGDHQFKVEGPCSRCQMVCIDQKTGDKTVEPLRTISEEFGGKMRFGIYLSYLGPVNGCKDFILHTNSQVIPYLSDDNISR, encoded by the exons ATGTCTGTACTGAGCAGCGTAATCGACAATCAACGTATGCAAAATATACGATATGAATTTGGAAGACTTGGTG ACAAATGCTACCTAGAAAATGCGGGAACAGCATTATATCCTCATACCCTCTTGACAAGAATAAATGATGATCTCCTAAGAAATGTCTACTGCAACCCACATTCAGACAAATATACAAAGGACTGTATAGAACAAATAAGATGTACAGTTTTGAACCATTTCAATACAGATCAATCAACATACAGTTTGATATTCACATCTGGCACAACACAGTCCCTAAAACTGGTACTTGAGTCATTCCAGTTTCACAGTGAAGATGAAGACGAAAATGATAAAGGCAATGGTTCTTTTATTTATCTGAGAGACAATCATACCTCTGTGATTGGTTTGCGTGAGTTAGCTGAAGCGAAGAATGCGGATATCATCCATATATCGCATGATGACTTTCTGAATACCCTGAAGCCCTATAAAAAGCCCAAAATTCCTCATTCCAaaacagaaaagaaaaaaagtaaTACATTATTAGCATATCCAGCACAGAGCAATTTTAATGGCTATAAGTACCCAATAGACTGTGTGCAGGAAATTCATAATGGTTGTCTCAATAGTTATTTGAAGAAACAGTTATGCGAAGTTAACTGTAATTGGTATATTTTGTTGGATGCAGCATCATTTGTGGCTACAAGCAAACTTGATTTGTCAATCGCTCAACCTGATTTTGTGTGTTTttcattttacaaaatatttggaTTCCCGTCTGGATTGGGTGCATTGTTAGTTAAAAACTCTAGTGCGGATATcttaaaggaaaaaaaatactttggtGGTGGAACAGTAGATATTGTTCTCAGCAGTGAAGACTTTCACGTGAAAAGGAAGTCTCTTCATGAAAG GTTTGAAGATGGAACTTTACCATTTTTATCTATCATTGCGCTTAAACATTGCTTTAATGTTATGTCATGTTTAATCCCCAAAGTAATAAACAGTGATATAATGGATACATTATCACACCATACTTTTTATTTAGCTAAAGATCTATACGAGCAACTATGTGAACTTGAACACTCAAATGGTACCAAGGCAGCAGTTTTGTACATGGATTCTGATTTTGCTGATATCAAGAGACAAGGAGGTATAGTTACATTTAATCTGATGAGGGAAGATGGAACATACATAGGATATGCAGAG TTTCAGCACATGGCAGACCTATTTAACATTACTTTGAGAACTGGATGCTTTTGCAATTCAGGATCATGTCAAAGACATTTAAATGTTACAAATAAAGAAATGAAGAGCATGCACAAAGCTGGCCATAAATGCGGAGATGAAGTGGACTTAGTAAATGGAAGACCAACTGGAGCTGTGAGAGTCTCATTCGGGTACCACAACACTTTCAATGACATTGATAAGTTAGTTTCAATGATAACGAAATGTTTCGTGAGACAACAGTACCAAAAACCAAACAGacatattgtaataaatcataACAATAACAAAGTAGAAATTGTCAAAACAAACACAGCAATGTTTAAAGAAGAAATACTATCTgttttgaatgaaaataatttgaaaCACGCTACCCCTGAAATATTCAATACTGGGGCAAATGCAACTTTGTCTGAAATTGCAATATTTCCGATCAAATCTTGTGgtgcttttaaaataaaatcagattGGAAAATTGGCCCGAAAGGGTTTGAATATGATAGAGAATGGATGATAGTCAAGGACAATGGGGTGTGTCTCACGCAAAAGCAAAATACGGAAATGTGTATGATTCTGCCTGTTATTGATTTTGAGCACAGGCATCTTACATTGAATTTCAAgg GCTCTGCGATCTCAATACCTCTAGATATTCCACTTAGTGATAAATACAAAGAAAGATCTGCCACTCCTTTTTGCCAGAGTAAAGTGTGCACAGACATAGTGACAGGCTATGATTGCGGTGATGATGTCGCTGACTGGATCTCAAATGCTTTAGGCATCTCTTATTTACGATTGATAAGACAAGCAGACAATGATAAAAGaattcaaaagaaaaagaataGTGAAGAAAAGAGTTTGCTTTCGTTAAGCAATCAAGCCCAATTCCTCTTAATAAATAAAGCGACGGTTAAATGGTTGAAAAGCAAAATTAAAGATTCAATGTTTACAGATGATTTGGATTCTTTGACCGACAGATTTAGAGGAAATTTAGTTGTTGATACAGCACATGAGCTTATTGAGAGGGAATGGCAGACAGTGATTATTGGAGATCATCAATTCAAG GTTGAGGGCCCATGCTCGCGATGTCAGATGGTATGTATAGACCAAAAAACTGGCGATAAAACTGTTGAACCACTGAGAACTATCTCCGAAGAGTTTGGCGGTAAAATGCGATTCGGCATATACTTGAGCTACCTAGGACCTGTGAATGGATGCAAGGATTTTATTTTGCATACTAATTCTCAAGTGATACCTTATTTAAGCGATGATAATATAAGCAGATAA
- the Rab27 gene encoding ras-related protein Rab-27A → MITSNMDYDYLIKLLCVGDSGVGKTSFLYKYTDGVFHTQFISTVGIDFREKTVIYHQNTRQHRIHLQLWDTAGQERFRSLTTAFYRDAMGFLLLFDLTNEASFLEVRNWIEQLKTHSLSDDPDIVLCGHKCDLQEKRLVNRNRAQEFAKNYNLCYVETSAKTGDNIDRAIEILLDKIMYRMETCVEYAMLCASGRRRQSLQRLQAKHDRKLCYC, encoded by the exons atgattACATCAAATATGGACTACGATTATCTTATTAAACTTCTATGTGTCGGCGATTCCGGTGTTGGAAAAACGAGCTTTTTGTATAAGTATACTGATGGTGTCTTTCACACTCAATTCATTTCAACTGTGGGTATCGACTTTAGAGAAAAGACTGTG ATATACCACCAAAATACAAGGCAGCATCGCATACATCTACAGTTATGGGATACTGCGGGTCAAGAGAG GTTCAGGAGCTTAACAACAGCCTTTTATAGAGACGCAATGGGCTTCTTACTGCTTTTTGATTTAACAAATGAGGCTTCATTCTTGGAGGTTCGCAATTGGATAGAACAATTGAAG ACACACAGTCTCAGCGATGACCCAGACATAGTGCTGTGCGGTCATAAATGTGATCTACAAGAAAAACGATTGGTGAACCGAAATCGTGCCCAAGAATTTGCAAAGAACTACAACTTATGTTATGTGGAAACAAGTGCCAAGACAGGAGATAACATCGACCGTGCTATTGAAATCTTACTTGATAAGATCATGTACAG AATGGAAACTTGTGTAGAATATGCAATGCTGTGTGCTTCGGGCCGGAGGCGACAGTCCCTGCAGAGACTCCAAGCGAAGCACGACAGGAAACTGTGCTACTGCTAG